The DNA region TGTAGTTTATCCCGACTCGAACTTTACAGTTCAAATGAAGCTTAAAAATATTGGAAATGCGCCTGCAAAGCATGTTAAGATTGATGTCTTGGTGGAGAAGCCCGGTGAAGAGCAGCCATCAACTTTTGGTTCCTATGGCCAACCAATGCCATCCGAGGCACCAAAAATCTATCCCGTAGAAAAGCAGAGCACTCTCTACTTCAATGAGATAAGCAACACATCAGAAGGAGTGGTTTATTTTAAGATTGAGGACGTTTCAAGAGGAATTTATCCCCTCTATGTTGTGATAAGTTATGAAGACGAAAACGGCATAGCATATAAGGAAGAAATGACTTTTGGGGTTGAAGTGGGAGCTTATCCCCTCTTAACGACGTACATAGGCAACGTATGGGAGAGCGGTGGGAAGTACAACTTTGAGGTTTATGTCGTCAATGAAGGAAAAGATATTGCGAGGAGTGTTGTTTTAGAGGTTAGCTCTAACGATTTAGAGCTCTTCCCAGTTGGACAGCGCTATGTGGGCAGCATAAGCGGAAGGGACTACGACAGTGTGACTTATCAAATTTTGAACTCAACTCTTCCTAGGGGAGAATACAGGATTCATGCAAAGGTCTACTATAAAGACGAAAAGGGACAAGAGAAGAGCTTTGAGGAGGACTTAACCTTAAGAATTCCCGAAAACTTGATAGAGCAGAAAACAAGGCCTCTTTGGGAGTATGTGCTTGGAGGGGCGCTGATGTTATTTGTAATAATCCTCTTATGGAGGAGAGGAAGTGATTGATGAACTCCTTAAAATCGCTGTCAGGAACTTAACGAGGCGCAAAGTGAGGACTTTCTTCACCATGTTAGGCATTATTATTGCTGTTGGCTCGATAACGGCTCTAGTATCTATAACCGAAGGTTCGAAAGAGGCTGTTCAGGGAGAGCTCGAGAGGACGAGCAACGTTTTAATGGTAATTCCCGGCGCGGGTCTTTCGATAATAAAAGTGGCAACGAGCTCAATGGACGAGAGTATAGTCCATAAGATTGAGAAAATAAATCATGTTAAAGCTGTAAATCCTATCCTCTATAAGATATCGAGCTTCCACTATGAGGATTACATAGCAGAGACCTCAATAATGGGGGTTGACCCAAAGAGGGCTGCGAAGTATTATGAGTTAGTAGGCTTCCAAATGGAGAGGGGAGTTTTTCTTAAGAAGGAAGACCACTACAAAGCGGTTTTAGGATATTTAATTGCTCATGGAAAGTTCATTGGTGCGAATGGAAAAGTTGTAAACTGGGACATAAGGCCCGGCGAAAAGATATATCTCTATGATGATGAGGGGAATGTGTGGGAGTTCAAGGTGGTCGGCAACTTTAAAGAGAGCGGACAGTCCTTTTTAGCGGGATTTGTGGACATGATGGTTGCTATTCCCCTCGATACAGCCCAAGAAATCTTTGGTGACGAAGGGAAGGTGAGCATGGTTGAAGTCTACGTTGATGACATATACTTTGTTGATGAGGTTAGGAAGGAAATTGAGAAGGAGATAGGAGGAGTAACCGTAATCTCGGCAAAGCAGAGCGTTGAAATGGTTCTTTACATTCAAAAAATAATGCACAACCTTTTGATTGGCATTGGAAGTATAGCTCTCTTTGTTGGGGCTTTGGGAGTTATGAACACCCTTTTAACCTCTGTCATGGAAAGAACGAGGGAAATTGGTACTTACAGGGCAATAGGTGCTAGGAAGAGCTTTATCCTGAAGATGATACTCATTGAAGGCCTCATCCTGACCACGGTGGGAGGAATTTTGGGGTTTGCCTTTGGAATTGGCGCAGCAAATTTAGTGGTTTGGGTGTTTGAGCAGAGGGGCCAGCTTCTCCCTTCTCCTATAATAGACTTAAACGTGATTTTGTTTGCCATGGCAGTGACCTTTGGAATTGGGCTTCTCTCAAGCGTCTATCCCGCTAAGAAAGCGGCAGATTTAAGCCCAGTGGAAGCTTTGAGGTATATAGAGTAGGGCTAAAAGAGTTTAAAAGTCGGAAAACAAAAATTGGGAAGAGAAATCAAACCTTCTCAACGCCTATCTTTGCCTTAACATCGTCCCAATCGACAATGTAGCCTTTAACATCGCTCGTAAACTCGAGCTCTACTGCTCTAGTTTCTCTCTTAATGTAATCGAGCATCTCCTCCAAGAGCTCCTTGTTCTCATCTGTGGTGTCTATGTAAACCTTTATGCGGTCGTTGACATCCAAGTCCATCTGCTTCCTCATCTCTTGTATTCTCCTTACGAATTCCCTAGCCAAACCTTCGGCCATTAGTTCTCTTGTTAGTGTCTTGTCAACGAAGACCTTGCCGTGGTCGAACTCCTCTGCAACGAGGAAGTCTGGGAGTTCCTCTTCTATTGTTATGTGCTCCCTCTCTATGGTGAACTCTTTTCCTTCGATTTCGACTTTGAGCTTCTCCTTCATGAGCTTCTCATAGAGCTCTCCTGCATCTTGGCTCATTATCCACTTTGCGACGAGCTTTGCATCTCCTTTGAAGTGCGGGCCGAGCTTAGCGTAGTTCGGCTTGACTATTATTGCCCTCTCCACTTTAGCAACTTTGACCTCTTTTGCGTTTAATTGATCTCTCAAAAGCCTGTTGAGCCTCTCAACTGCTTTCTTACTCATCTCGTCTTCGGTCTCTATTATTATTTGCCTAACTGGATATCTAAGCTTTATCCTTGCTTTTTGCCTTGCTGAAGCTCCTGCTTCGACTATCTTCCTTATTATGCTCATCTCCTTCTCAAGATCCTCGTCGACCCATTTCTCGTCCTTAGCTGGCCAGTCTTCGAGGTGAACGCTCTCTTTTCCGCTGAACGGCCTTATGAGGTTTTGATATATCTCCTCAGCTATGTATGGTGTAAACGGCGCCATTAATCTAAGCAGTACATCGAAGACCTTCCAGAGAGTCCAATACGCGGCCAGTTTATCTGGGTCGTCCTTCTCCACCCAGAGTCTCTTCCTTATGAGCCTTACATACCACCTGCTGAGGTCCTCTACCACGAACTCATATATTCCTCTGGTAGCCTTTATGAGGTAGAAGTTCTCTATGCCCTCGCTAACCGTGTCTATTAAGCTGTTTACCTTTGAGAGTATCCACTTGTCTTCCTCCCTGAATGGAAGCTCTTCTACGTTGAGCTTAGTTGGGTCAAAGCCGTCGAGGCTCATATAAGTTGAGCTCAGTATGTAGACGTTCCAAAGTATGTTGAGCATTCTCTTAACCTGGCCCAAGCCGGTCCAGCTGAACCTCAAGTCCTCCCAAGGAACGTTTGCCCACAGCATGTAGAACCTAAATGGATCTCTTCCTTCCTTTTGGACGACTTCTTCTGGCTTTATGATGTTGCCCAAGCTCTTGCTCATCTTATCTCCTTTCTCATCAAGGACGTAGCCGTGCATTGCGACTTTCTTGTACGGCACAGTGTCGAAAGCTATTACACTTGCTGCTTGTTGGGAGTAGAACCACTTTGTAACTTGGTCTTGACCCTCAACTATAAACTCTGCTGGCCAGAGCTTTTCAAACAGCTCTTTGTTCCTTGGGTAGCCTAAGGAGGCCCATGAGGCAATTCCAGAGTCGAACCACACATCGAGAACGTCCTTGACACGTTTCATGTCTCCTCCACATTTTGGACACTTCAAAACAACTGTGTCGACCCAAGGCTTGTGCAGGTCAACTTCTTCAAAGCTCTTCTCTATTGGCTCTTTGCTCATCTCTTTAAGCTCCTCAAACGAGCCAACGACGTGTGTGTGTCCGCACTCCTCGCACACCCAGAACGGCAGGGGTATTCCCCAGTACCTCTGTCTTGATATACACCAATCTCCTGAGTTCATTACACCGTTATCGTAGCGCACTTTAACCCAATCCGGATACCAAGTGACCTTTTCGTCGTTTTCCTTTAATATCTGCTCTTTGACCTTGCTGACCTTAAGGAACCACTGATCTGTGGCTCTAAATATTAGTGGAGTCTTACAGCGCCAGCAGTGTGGATATTTGTGCTCTATAGTGCCGGCTTTAACGAGAATGCCCTTCTCTTTGAGGTACTCTATTATCTCTGGGTCTGCGTCTTTTACGAAGACTCCCTTCCACTTGCCTTCTACGTATCTTCCTTCGTCGTCTAATGGTGAGTAAGCTGGCAATCCGTATTCCCTTCCTATTTCAAAGTCCTCCTCACCATGACCTGGAGCTGTATGAACAAGCCCTGTACCGTCGCCTAAAGTAACGTGCTCGCCCAGTATGACGCGGTGGGTCCATTCATATTTCTCTCTAAACTCCTTCTGTCTTGGGTATTCATCTAAGAATGGGTGAACGTATCTAAGGCCTTCGAGTTCTTCTCCCTTGAACTCCTCGACTACTTCGCCTTTAACACCGGTCTCATTTAAAACACGTTCAACTAAGGCTTTGGCTATTATCCAATATTCTTCTTTACCTTCAAGCTCGACCTTAACCTTAGCGTAGTCATACTCCGCATGGACCGCTACCGCCAAATTAGCCGGCAAAGTCCAAGGCGTCGTAGTCCAAACGAGGAGGTATTCATTTTCTTTATCCTCGAGCCTGAACTTGACGTATACGCTCGGATCTTCTCTTATCTTGTATTCTCCCCTAACTTCGTGCTCGGCCAGAGCTGTTTCACACCTTGGACACCAGTGGAGAACCCTTTGGTCCTTTTCCAAAAGCTCCTTTTCCCACGCTCTCTTAAGCGTCCACCAAGCTGCTTCTATATATTCGTTCTTTATCGTCATGTAAGGATTATCCCAGTCCATCCATACGCCGAGCAGTTTGAACTGCTCTGTCATGACCTTGAGGTTCTTGAGAGCAAACTCTTTACACTTCTTTATGAACTCATCAACGCCTATCTTCTCCTCTATGTCCTTCTTTATCTTCAAGCCCAAAGCCTGCTCGACTTTAACCTCTATTGGAAGACCGTGCATGTCGAAGCCGGGCTGTCTCCTCACGTTGTAGCCCTGCATGGTCCTAAACCTTATCACCATATCCTTTATTATCTTGTTCCAAGCTGTTCCAAGATGTATGGCACCGCTAACATAAGGTGGTCCGTCTAAAAAGTAGTAGCTTGGAGCGTTCTCTCTAGACTTTTTAACCTTGTTATAGGTGTCGTTCTCTTTCCAAAACTTCTCTATTTTGTCCTCTAGCACTTGAGGATTATACTCCCTCATCTCTGGCTCTTTTATCATGCCAAAAACCTCCTAGAGTTTATAGAATAGACTAAGTCATTAGAAGGGCCCGAGGAATCATGGGCAAAATGCAAAGCGTAGGATAAAACGATCCCCCCTCATGGGCATCGGTCAAAATTGTAGAACTTTGTTTATAAGCTTTTTGGCAAACTTCACGAAGACAAAGAATAGTTGATGCAGTGATTAGAAACTTGGGGATAACAAGAGCTTTAGTTTGTTCTATCACATTTAGCCAAACAAGGAAAGAGAAAGCAGAAACCCTCAACCTCTCAATTACTCGCCCTTCTTCTTGCTCCCGTTTCTTATGGCTTGCATAACATAATCTATGAACTTTCTAACTTCTTCGAGCTCATCTTCAGGAAGATCTGCAATTTTGAAGTTGTTCTTCTTATAGGAGAGCCTCTTTAGGAGCAAAAGCCTTCCGATAGCGGTCTTTGTGGTTATTTTTCCATCTTTCCAATCACGCCAAATAGCGTTTGCAATTCCATAAAACTCTGGAATGCTATCCAAACCCGGGTCGTCCACATCTATAACTTCCTTTCCAAGATACTTGTAGCGCCTCTCTTTCTCCTCCTCCGTAAAATTCATCCCCCTCTCGTGAGGGTACTCCAGCACCATTTTCCTCACCAAAAGTTATTTTTATCTTCAGCGCTTATAAGCCTTAGGGTTAAACTTATAAAGCCCCGTTAAGACCATCGTCTAAACATTAATACTTTGGTGAAAGGTATGAATGCCCTCCTCTACCTCCTAATTTCATTTGCAGCTGTTATAGTTTTAATACGGCTTAAGGTCAATGTAGGTGTTTCTATTTTTATGGGCTCAATTATTTTGGGCTTTCTCTTTGGATTGGATCCTAGGGATATGGTAAATGCCTTATACGCCTCTGCAACTGCTTGGGAGACAATTAGGCTAATACTGATAATATCCTTCATAATGGCCCTCACATCAATCTTTGCTCAAATTGGCTACCTCAAGGACATGGAAAAGGCAGTTAAAGAGCTCTTTCCAAGCCCTAAGTACTCCTTGGCTATGCTCCCGGCTTTGATAGGGCTAATGCCAATGCCTGCTGGTGCATTAGTCTCGGCCCCAATGATAGAGGAGGTCGCCAACAAGCTTAGCCTAAAGCCCGAGGAAAAAACGCTCGTAAACTACTGGTTTAGGCACGTTTGGGAGCACTCTTGGCCAATGTATCAGGCTATAATTATAGCATCGGCTATCACAGGTGTTGCCGTGAGAGAGTTCAGCCTAAAGATGTTTCCCCTAACGCTCATTATGATAGCAGTTGGCTACGCTCTAATACTCCGTCCAATAAATGCTGAAAAAGCTATTGCAAGGGATAGAAAAGAAGGAGCAAAGCTCTTCCTAAAGGCAACGTACCCAATCTTTGTGATAATCTTCGTCTCCATAGTTTTGGGATACGATATGGTTTATGGCGCTTTTACGGGGCTTCTTTCTGCATTAATACCCTATTTCAAGCGGCTTAATAAGTGGGAAATAGCTAAGCACGCTCTCCAGCCCAAGATAGTTTTTCTGCTCTTTGCGGTAATGTATTTCAAATATCTCATCGAGCTTACTGGTGCTGTTGAGGCCCTTCCAAAGCTTATCTTAGAGCTGAATCTTCCAGTGGTGCTTGTAATAACTATAACGCCATTTTTGGTGGGATTAATGACTGGTATAAGCTTCGCCTACGTCGGAATGACGTTCCCTCTCTTAGTGCCGTTCTTTACAGGCTTTGATAAAATCGCCTTGGCTTACTTAAGCGGTTATATGGGAATGCTCTTCAGCCCGGTGCATCTCTGCTTAGTCTTTTCCTCTGAGTACTACAAAGCGGAGCTTGAAATGGCTTATAAGAGACTACTAATTCCCGCGTTGGCTCTATTTCTCATTGGTCTTAGCTACATCTTCCTTCTTTAGTGTATCTCCCATGCAAAAGAGCTTCCTTTTTAAGACTTCAAACCTCTTTTTTCCAATCCCCGGGACTTTTAAAAGCTCCTCCATACTCTCATACGGCCTGCTTATCATTATACGCCATGCCAATATTCTTCCGATTCCATGGAGGCTCCTTAAGTCATCTTCGCTCACTATATTTATCTCCCTCTTAAGCCGTTCCCATATTGGGTCTCCACTAAAAAGCTCTATTTCATCTTTTAGGGCCTTTTTGTGAGCTTCTTCAACACTCAGTCCTTCTGCACGGTGCTTTATCTCCTGAAGCTCATGAAAGAGGATATACCTCTCGTACTCTCTAAAGCGCTCAGATATCCAGATTTCGTTTAGTGGTATTCCAAGCTTATCTGCAGCAGGGGGATAAATGAGTTTTCCATCATAAATCACGCGGTAACAGGCGTTGTAGTCTTTAATAACCTCGTGGGGCACATAAACTATCTTATAACCAAGTCTCTCGGCTTCCGCTCTCGGATTCATAGATGACCCCCTTACTTATTTCGTGGTGAAAGTTTTAAACCCTGTGTCTGAGCTTTAAATGGTGGTGAAATGAGGATAGCTGTGGGCTCAACTAATCCAACGAAGGTTAAAGCTGTGGAGGAAGTAATGAGGGAGTTTTACGATGATGTGGAAGTCATTCCCTTAGAAGTGGACAGTGGAGTTGGAGATCAGCCAATTGGGATAGAAAAGACTGTAAAAGGTGCTATAAACAGGGCTAAAGAAGCTTTGAAGAAAGCTGATGCCGATTTGGGAGTGGGTATTGAAGCAGGCCTCTATGAGGTTCCCCATACGATTACGGGCTATATGGATGTGCAGTTCTGCGCTATTATAGATAAGAGAGGTAAGATAACCATTGGACACGGTCCAGGTTTTGAATATCCTCCATACGTTGTGGAGAAGGTTTTGAGGGATAACGTTGAAGTAGCAATCCCCATGGCAGAGCTCAGCGGCGATAAGAACATTAAGAAGACTACCGGCGCCATAGGTTTTTTAACTAGAGGAAGGTTATTAAGAAAGGAGCTCAACAAATTGGCTGTACTTATGGCTATGATACCTAGAATAAATAAGGGGCTGTACGGTGATGATTGAACTCCGGAAAAGCTGACTTGTGATGAAGCTCAGCCCGGATGAACCGAAGTTGTTATAAATTTTAGGTATAAACTATTATAGTATGGCAAGTGGTTTGAATCCGTTGATATTAAATGTGGGTAGAGGCTTGAGCCTTTCAATAAAACTCATAGCTTCTATACTCCTCTTTCATGTTTACCGTAGACACCAAAGGAGGTCTGCTTTATATTTGTCTATAGCTTGGGTTAGTGCTGCAGTATCCATATTTTTTGATATTCTCCAACTAGACGAGCTAAATGCTTTTTTTGAGGCCTTTTTTGCCACCCTGCTCTTTTATGGTGTTCTAAAAGCTCTTGAAGAGGAAGGAATTATCGCTATCTTTGAGGAGCTTTTGGTTGTGTCGGGCACTCCTCTCATCTTAACAGCATATCTTCTTGTTTTGAATATATTCGTAGGTTTTGATGGATGGATGTTCGCTGTGGGTCTTCCTTATGCTATCTCCGGACTTTTCATATTCTTCTCGGGTGTTAACGTTATCCGTCTAGTGCCCTTTTATGCAAGAAGAGCGAAGTTCTTTGCAGTTTCCCTGATTCTTTACGGCCTTCACGAGATGGACTATCCTATTTTAAGGCCTGTCGAGTGGTTTGCTCCAATAGGATTTTCCCTTGGTGCTCTTTTCACAATTTTAAGTGCTTTTGCAGTTCTCAGTTTAATCTTTACCGAAGAATTCCGTAGCCTAAAAAGGACAAGAGGCAAAGTCGAAGTTGAGTTGAAACGGGGAGTTATGGTAATTACTCCAAAGGAGTACAATGAACTGAAAGAAAAGCTAAAAGAGGCTCCTGTTCTTGCTTTCATTAGAGATATTAAGAATGTTCCTAAGGAGTGGGACGTCTACTTTGTAACAACTGCTAAGGGGGATTTGAAAACGGTGTCTCCTACAAGCTTGGCAAAAATCGTTGAACTGGTTCATGGCTATCTAAGAGAGGCCTCAAAGAGAGGAATAGGTAGCGTGGTGCTCTTGGATTGCCTTGAGTATTTGCTAACCTACAACGATTTCAATGCACTTGCGAAGTTCCTAAGCGGATTAAAAGATTTCTCTATGTTGTATGGAGGCACAATTATATTGGTCACCGATCCAAGCGCATGGGATGAAAGAGAGTGGATGATGCTAAAGAGGCTCTTGGGATAAATTCCTTTGATATTAAATCGAATGCTAAAATTTATATTTGATTGGAAGTTATGAGTTCTGATGCGTTATGAGCCTAGATAACATCATAGCAAAACTGGCCTCAATTGGAGCAGATTTGAGTACTAGGAACGCTGTAAGGATGGCACTGTCATTAGTGAGCGAGGATGAGGATCTTACAGATCAAATTTACGTTGCCATTAAAAATAAGGCATATAAGGAGGACTTCTCGAGAGTTCCCGTTGAAAAAAGGGCTGTTTTCATACCCCAATGTCTCAGGAATGTGAAGGAATGTCCAGCGGAGTTTGGAAAATATGGCTGGGAGTGCACTAAGTGTGGGAAGTGTGCCATTGGAGATATAATTGAGTATGGCGAAAAGTTAGGCTACAAGCAGTTCTACATCACACCCGGAGGGAGCTTGGTTAAGAAAGTGCTCAAGGAGAAGGTGCCTAGGGGGGAAATAAAAGCCGCTTTGGGTATAGCTTGCTGGCCAGAACTTGCGGAGGCTAACGAGAAGCTTTCTATTTTAAAGATTCCACTTCAAGCAGTTCCGCTCTTGAGAGCAGGATGCATAAACACTATAGTTGACTTGGAGCAGGTCAAGGAGGCTATGAGACTGGGGTTGGGAGAAGAAGCTTCAAATGTTGGAGTAAGTGCAAACATGAGTCCTACTCCGACTCCTTAGTCTCTGTCATTTCTTATCTCGTTCCAAATGGCACTCAGAATGAGTAGGGCACCCAAATAGCCCTTTGCACTTAAGATTTCTTTTATTGTTATGAACGCAGAGATGTGTCCAAATATTGGTTCGGAGGAATAAATCAGCGCCGCCTTATGGGCTTTAGTTTCTCTTTGATACTTCACTTGGAGTGTAAACGCTATTACAGTTGCGAAAATTCCTGTGTAGAGTATCCCTAACCAGGGCTCCCAGGTTTTTGGGAAAGCTATGCCTTCGAGAATGCTTGCATAGGAGAGGGAGAATAGAAAGTTCCAGAATATCTGCCAAAAGGCTAGGCTTAGATAATCCTTCTCCCCGAACTTTTGCACTAGAACGATTTGGAAAGCAAATGATATGGCACATAAAACAGTTAGCAAATCTCCCCTGTTGAAATTTAAGCTGGCTCCCGAGATTAGGTATAACCCAAGCACAGCTGTTCCAAGAGAGAGGAAATCCCTCAGCTTGAGCTTGTCATGGAGTAGGAAGTAGGCTATGAAAGGTGTAAATACAACATAAAGAGAGGTTATGAAAGCTGAGTTGGAGGCGCTAGTGTATTTGAGACCCACTATCTGGAAGCCGTGGCCGAAAAACAGCGTAACTCCTAAAACCAGGCCTTCGTAGAATGTCTCCTTTTTGAGAACCTTGCTCCTAAAGAGTATGAGCATCAGGAGGGAGGCGATACCGAATCTATATGCTAAAAAGAGTATCGGCGAGATGTAGTTTAAGCTAACTTTCATAGCCGGAAATGTAAAGCCCCAAATCGCTGTTATGCCGAGGAGTATAAGCTCAGCTTTTTTCATGATATTCCCTCTATTTGTAGCTGTCTTAAAATCTCAATCTAAGCGTTTCATTTTTCATAAATGTTATATAAACCATTCGCCAAGATACCTCCGGTGCTTGTCATGGGAGAGGGAGTTGAAAGAGTGTGGATACTAATAAGCCCTGATAAGTGCAGCGGTTGCAGGCTGTGCGAAATAGCATGCTCCTTAGAGCACGAGGGGGTAATATGGCCTGAGGCATCACGCATAAGGATTTTTGAGCTCTTACCGGGTATAAACGTTCCTCACACCTGCGTCCAGTGTCCAGACTATCCGTGTGTTGAATCTTGCCCAACTAACGCTTTAAGTGTCGACGAAAGCACTGGAGCTGTTTTGGTAAATGAGGAGAAATGCATAGAGTGCGGTGCTTGTGTAAACGCCTGCCCTGGCAGTATTCCAAGGATTCCCCTAGGAAAAGGCAGTGTTGTAATATGCGACCTCTGCGGAGGAAGTCCAAAGTGCGTTGAAGTTTGTCATGAGGCAGGGCATGATGCTCTAAAGCTCGTTAAGGGCAACTATCGCTCAATTTACAGAACTTTTGCAAAAGACCCTCTTGAGAAGTCTGAAGACTTAACGAAGAAAGTTTTTGGTGGAGAGTTTTAGGTGATTAAAATGTTCGGATACACGGGGAAGCTCATAGATGTTGATTTGAGTAAAGAGAAAGTAAATGTTGTTGAGATTGAGGAGGAAGCTCTTAAGAAGTTCTATGGTGGCCGGGGACTAGGGGTCTACCTGCTCTGGAAGGAGCTTGGCAAAAATTGGGAGGATATTGACCCACTCGGCGAAGAGAATATCCTATTAATTCTCACAGGCCCACTGACGGGTTATTATCCGGGCATAAAGACAGCTGTCCTCTCAAAGTCTCCTGAGAGCAATGGTGTGGTAGGGAGTGTTTTAAGCAGCGAAGTAGGCCTTGAGTTAAAGACTTCAGGCTACGATGGGATAATAATTCGTGGAAAAGCAAAATCTCCTGTATATCTGTTGGTAAACGACGACAGCATTGAGATAAGGGATGCAAGTAAATACTGGGGAATGGGGGGAGTTGAGCTCCATAAAACCCTCCTAAAGGAAGTTCACGATGAGCTTAGAAGAAAGGAGAAACTTAGGGGAGTCCCAAAAGAGCCTGCAATGATGTATATTGGAAAAGGAGGCGAGAATAAAGTCAGGTTTGCTTCGATAATGGCTAAACTAATGCATGCTGCGGGCTATGGGGGCTACGGCGCGGTTATGGGAAGCAAGAACTTGAAGGCGATTCTCGTTAAGGGAAGCAAAGCTTTGCCCGAGGTTTACGACAAGGAGAAAGTTAAGGCCATGATTAGGGAGTTTTGGAATGATCTTTTCACGTTGACGACTTTTAGGGAGTGGGGCACTGGTGCTGGTGGCTATAGCGTTGGTAAAGACCGCTCAAGTGAGCCTATAAAGAACTGGCAAGAGGAGTATCACAATAATGACGAGATAAGTGTTGTTAACTTTGAGAACAGAGCATGGGTAAAGAAGTATTGGGCGGACTATGGGTGTCCTGTTAACTGCATGAAGATTTCTTACCTTAGGTATGGTCCCTATAAGGGCTCAATCACAGATGCTCCCGACTACGAGCTCATGGCATACATGGGAACGAATTTAGGAATTTTCGAGCCTGAAAAGATCGTCTATCTCTCATATCTAGTGGATGAACTGGGCTTAGATGGGATAAATGCTGGAAACATCTTGGGATTTGCAGCTGAGCTCTACCAAAGGGGCATTCTCACAAAGGAAGACCTTGGCTTTGAGCTGAAATGGGGAGATGAGAAAGCCTTTGCGAGGCTCCTTGACCTCATTGTGGAAAGGAAGGGCATTGGAGAGGTTCTAGCGGAAGGAACATACAGAGCAGCTTTAAAGATAAGCGAAATGAAGGGTGTTGATGTCCTTAAATATGCTGTTCACGTCAAAGGCATTGGCGTTGGAGCTCACGGGGTTAGGAGCGACCTCGACTATACCAAGGATATAAGCTATGCCGTTTCAGTGCAAGGAGGAGACCACACGGCAACGGCAGGACTTCCAGCGAGGAGCTATGAGGGCGAGCTCGTTAACACTTTCTATGACTCCGCTGTAATATGTATGTTCACAACAAAGCCAGGATTCGAGCGCATCTTGGAGTTTGGAAATGCAGTTACAGGCTTTAGCTTAACGGCCGAAAAGTGGCTTAACGAGGTCGGCCTTAGAATAATCCACCTCCAGAGGATACTCCTTCTCCTTGGAGGGCCAGATGCGTATTGGGATCCAAGAAAGGATGATGACAATCCGCCGAGGTTCTACGAACCACTTCCAAGCGGCATTGCAAAAGGCAAAGCCCCACGGAGAGAGGAGATTAAGCAGAAAGCTGAACAATACTATGAAGAAGTTGGTTACGATGAGAACGGCATTCCAAAGGAGGAGGTTCTGGAAGAGCTTGGTTTAGGAGATGCGAAAAGAGCGGTTGAGAAAATAAAGAAGCGTTTAGGCGTTTAACTTTCTTTTAACTTTTGGTTTTGGAAATCTTTAAAATCTCTTTGCTGAGCTTCTTTTGGTGAGCAAAATGTGGCGTGAAAAATTAAGGCAAGGAATTCTTGAAAATGATGAGATACTAATTGAGCTTACTATTGGCGGTGAATGTGGCGAGTGGCTTCCGAGCTTAGCTCTCTACGACAAGGAAAACGATGTTTGGTACTACTTTGACAACGATATTATGCCTGGGATGACGGAAGAGGAGGCTATGAGAAACGCGGTGGAGTTCTTTGAGAAGATGGTAGTCGGATTAGAGAAGCCCATATTAAAAGTCTCGCCTCTGAAGGAAGCACCAAAAGAAGTTTACGATAAGTTTGAGCACTTT from Palaeococcus pacificus DY20341 includes:
- a CDS encoding ABC transporter permease; protein product: MIDELLKIAVRNLTRRKVRTFFTMLGIIIAVGSITALVSITEGSKEAVQGELERTSNVLMVIPGAGLSIIKVATSSMDESIVHKIEKINHVKAVNPILYKISSFHYEDYIAETSIMGVDPKRAAKYYELVGFQMERGVFLKKEDHYKAVLGYLIAHGKFIGANGKVVNWDIRPGEKIYLYDDEGNVWEFKVVGNFKESGQSFLAGFVDMMVAIPLDTAQEIFGDEGKVSMVEVYVDDIYFVDEVRKEIEKEIGGVTVISAKQSVEMVLYIQKIMHNLLIGIGSIALFVGALGVMNTLLTSVMERTREIGTYRAIGARKSFILKMILIEGLILTTVGGILGFAFGIGAANLVVWVFEQRGQLLPSPIIDLNVILFAMAVTFGIGLLSSVYPAKKAADLSPVEALRYIE
- the ileS gene encoding isoleucine--tRNA ligase, whose product is MIKEPEMREYNPQVLEDKIEKFWKENDTYNKVKKSRENAPSYYFLDGPPYVSGAIHLGTAWNKIIKDMVIRFRTMQGYNVRRQPGFDMHGLPIEVKVEQALGLKIKKDIEEKIGVDEFIKKCKEFALKNLKVMTEQFKLLGVWMDWDNPYMTIKNEYIEAAWWTLKRAWEKELLEKDQRVLHWCPRCETALAEHEVRGEYKIREDPSVYVKFRLEDKENEYLLVWTTTPWTLPANLAVAVHAEYDYAKVKVELEGKEEYWIIAKALVERVLNETGVKGEVVEEFKGEELEGLRYVHPFLDEYPRQKEFREKYEWTHRVILGEHVTLGDGTGLVHTAPGHGEEDFEIGREYGLPAYSPLDDEGRYVEGKWKGVFVKDADPEIIEYLKEKGILVKAGTIEHKYPHCWRCKTPLIFRATDQWFLKVSKVKEQILKENDEKVTWYPDWVKVRYDNGVMNSGDWCISRQRYWGIPLPFWVCEECGHTHVVGSFEELKEMSKEPIEKSFEEVDLHKPWVDTVVLKCPKCGGDMKRVKDVLDVWFDSGIASWASLGYPRNKELFEKLWPAEFIVEGQDQVTKWFYSQQAASVIAFDTVPYKKVAMHGYVLDEKGDKMSKSLGNIIKPEEVVQKEGRDPFRFYMLWANVPWEDLRFSWTGLGQVKRMLNILWNVYILSSTYMSLDGFDPTKLNVEELPFREEDKWILSKVNSLIDTVSEGIENFYLIKATRGIYEFVVEDLSRWYVRLIRKRLWVEKDDPDKLAAYWTLWKVFDVLLRLMAPFTPYIAEEIYQNLIRPFSGKESVHLEDWPAKDEKWVDEDLEKEMSIIRKIVEAGASARQKARIKLRYPVRQIIIETEDEMSKKAVERLNRLLRDQLNAKEVKVAKVERAIIVKPNYAKLGPHFKGDAKLVAKWIMSQDAGELYEKLMKEKLKVEIEGKEFTIEREHITIEEELPDFLVAEEFDHGKVFVDKTLTRELMAEGLAREFVRRIQEMRKQMDLDVNDRIKVYIDTTDENKELLEEMLDYIKRETRAVELEFTSDVKGYIVDWDDVKAKIGVEKV
- a CDS encoding TIGR00529 family membrane protein, encoding MNALLYLLISFAAVIVLIRLKVNVGVSIFMGSIILGFLFGLDPRDMVNALYASATAWETIRLILIISFIMALTSIFAQIGYLKDMEKAVKELFPSPKYSLAMLPALIGLMPMPAGALVSAPMIEEVANKLSLKPEEKTLVNYWFRHVWEHSWPMYQAIIIASAITGVAVREFSLKMFPLTLIMIAVGYALILRPINAEKAIARDRKEGAKLFLKATYPIFVIIFVSIVLGYDMVYGAFTGLLSALIPYFKRLNKWEIAKHALQPKIVFLLFAVMYFKYLIELTGAVEALPKLILELNLPVVLVITITPFLVGLMTGISFAYVGMTFPLLVPFFTGFDKIALAYLSGYMGMLFSPVHLCLVFSSEYYKAELEMAYKRLLIPALALFLIGLSYIFLL
- a CDS encoding ComEA family DNA-binding protein, which gives rise to MNPRAEAERLGYKIVYVPHEVIKDYNACYRVIYDGKLIYPPAADKLGIPLNEIWISERFREYERYILFHELQEIKHRAEGLSVEEAHKKALKDEIELFSGDPIWERLKREINIVSEDDLRSLHGIGRILAWRIMISRPYESMEELLKVPGIGKKRFEVLKRKLFCMGDTLKKEDVAKTNEK